Proteins from a single region of Candidatus Methylomirabilota bacterium:
- a CDS encoding Hsp20/alpha crystallin family protein: protein MNRLFDSFFGRPTSVATAEGARVWAPVFDMYETKDELVLKVELPGVREKDISLSITGDLLTVKGERAFDQEQKDENYFRAERVYGKFERTIQLPLPVQADRVTATYRDGVLEVKLPKAEEVKPKDIKIDIL, encoded by the coding sequence ATGAACCGTCTCTTCGACAGCTTCTTCGGGCGGCCGACGTCTGTCGCCACCGCCGAGGGCGCGCGTGTGTGGGCGCCCGTGTTCGACATGTACGAGACGAAGGACGAGCTCGTCCTGAAGGTCGAGCTGCCGGGGGTCCGGGAGAAGGACATCTCGCTCTCGATCACCGGCGACCTCCTCACCGTGAAGGGTGAGCGGGCGTTCGATCAGGAGCAGAAGGACGAGAACTACTTCCGCGCGGAGCGGGTCTACGGGAAGTTCGAGCGCACGATCCAGCTTCCGCTGCCCGTCCAGGCCGACCGCGTGACGGCGACCTATCGCGACGGGGTGCTCGAGGTGAAGCTCCCGAAGGCGGAAGAGGTCAAGCCGAAGGACATCAAGATCGACATTCTGTAA